In the Flavobacterium acetivorans genome, one interval contains:
- a CDS encoding AEC family transporter: MYNFILIFFFLFLGLVLQRVKCFPTNTYKLLNKIVIFVCLPALALYYIPKIHWNNQLLYPIGVAWIGFLFSYLFFKFMGNRFGWSRKLTGCLIITAGFGNTSFLGFPIIQALYGDEGLKMAILVDQPGTFVVLSTFGILVATLYSSGSPSGIFIAKKILFFPPFIAFLIACVMNFSGFDFHQLFQLLLQKVGSVMTPLAMLSVGLQLQFDRKSKHLKFLGLGLLFKLLLTPALFYFLYVVLLGQNSKMIHVAIMEAAMAPMITASILASSYGLKPRLSSMMIGFGIPLSFITLAFWYLIVTYL; encoded by the coding sequence ATGTATAACTTTATATTAATCTTTTTTTTCTTATTTCTAGGGCTTGTTTTACAACGTGTAAAATGCTTTCCTACCAATACCTATAAATTATTAAATAAGATTGTAATTTTTGTTTGCCTTCCTGCTTTGGCTTTGTATTATATACCAAAGATTCATTGGAATAATCAGCTGTTATATCCTATTGGTGTGGCTTGGATTGGTTTTCTTTTTTCCTATTTGTTTTTCAAGTTTATGGGAAATAGGTTCGGTTGGTCGAGGAAGTTAACAGGTTGTTTGATTATAACGGCAGGTTTTGGGAACACATCCTTTTTAGGTTTTCCTATCATTCAGGCCTTGTATGGAGATGAAGGTTTGAAGATGGCAATTTTAGTAGATCAACCCGGTACTTTTGTAGTGTTGTCAACTTTTGGGATTTTGGTAGCAACACTTTATTCTTCCGGTAGTCCTAGCGGAATTTTTATTGCCAAAAAAATCCTTTTTTTTCCTCCATTTATTGCTTTTTTGATTGCTTGTGTAATGAATTTTTCTGGTTTCGATTTCCATCAGTTGTTCCAGTTGCTTTTGCAAAAAGTAGGTAGCGTGATGACACCACTGGCGATGCTTTCCGTTGGTTTACAATTGCAATTTGACCGGAAAAGCAAGCATCTGAAATTTTTAGGATTGGGCCTTTTGTTTAAACTACTGCTGACACCCGCCTTATTTTATTTTTTATATGTGGTGCTTTTGGGCCAAAATTCCAAAATGATTCATGTTGCTATTATGGAAGCGGCTATGGCGCCTATGATAACAGCTAGTATTTTAGCCTCTTCCTATGGTTTAAAACCGCGATTGAGTAGTATGATGATTGGTTTTGGGATTCCACTTTCTTTTATCACCTTGGCTTTTTGGTATCTTATCGTAACCTATCTTTGA
- the nudK gene encoding GDP-mannose pyrophosphatase NudK, with protein MNDPKIEIKKTELLSDNWYILNKVTFDYQKKDNTWITQKREVYDRGNGAAILLYNSQKKTVILTKQFRLPTYLNGNESGMMIEVCAGLLDEDNPEECIIRETEEETGYRIANIQKVMETYMSPGAVTEILYLFVGEYDQSMKVSEGGGVEHEEENIEVMEMSYDEAYAMIESGQIKDAKTILLLQYAKIKGLI; from the coding sequence ATGAACGACCCAAAAATAGAAATCAAAAAAACCGAATTACTTTCTGATAATTGGTACATTTTGAACAAAGTAACTTTTGACTACCAAAAAAAAGACAATACTTGGATAACCCAAAAAAGAGAAGTCTACGATCGCGGCAATGGCGCTGCCATTCTGCTTTACAACTCACAAAAAAAGACCGTAATCCTAACCAAGCAATTTAGACTACCTACTTATCTTAACGGAAATGAATCGGGCATGATGATCGAAGTTTGTGCTGGGCTATTAGACGAAGATAATCCTGAAGAATGTATTATCAGAGAAACCGAAGAAGAAACCGGTTACCGCATCGCTAACATTCAGAAAGTGATGGAAACCTATATGTCTCCTGGCGCCGTAACCGAAATTTTATATTTATTCGTTGGTGAATATGACCAATCAATGAAAGTTAGCGAAGGTGGTGGTGTAGAACACGAAGAGGAGAATATTGAAGTTATGGAAATGTCCTATGATGAAGCTTACGCTATGATTGAGTCGGGGCAAATAAAAGATGCTAAAACTATCCTACTGTTGCAATATGCCAAAATTAAAGGACTTATTTAG
- a CDS encoding peroxiredoxin codes for MATLRLGDIAPDFEAETTLGKIHFHEWLGDSWGVLFSHPADFTPVCTTELGTVANYSKEFEKRETKVIALSVDGLASHLEWIKDINKTQHTTVNFPIIADEDRRVATLYDMIHPNANDHFTVRSVFIIAPDKKIKLMLTYPASTGRNFDEILRVIDSLQLTSEYSVATPANWKDGEDVVISTSVPDSEIPLKFPKGYQQIKPYLRMTPQPNK; via the coding sequence ATGGCAACATTACGATTAGGAGATATAGCTCCAGACTTTGAAGCAGAAACAACTCTGGGCAAAATTCATTTTCATGAATGGTTAGGCGATTCTTGGGGAGTATTATTTTCTCATCCGGCTGATTTTACACCTGTTTGTACAACCGAATTAGGTACCGTAGCCAATTATTCTAAAGAGTTTGAAAAGAGAGAAACTAAAGTTATTGCATTGAGCGTAGATGGATTAGCTTCGCACTTAGAATGGATAAAAGACATAAACAAAACCCAGCATACTACGGTTAATTTTCCTATTATCGCCGATGAAGATAGGCGAGTGGCAACTTTGTACGATATGATCCATCCTAATGCCAATGATCATTTTACAGTGCGATCTGTTTTTATCATTGCTCCAGATAAAAAGATAAAATTAATGCTTACTTATCCTGCGTCAACAGGAAGGAATTTTGACGAAATTCTGCGTGTTATTGACAGCTTACAATTGACATCAGAATATAGTGTTGCTACACCAGCCAACTGGAAAGACGGAGAAGACGTAGTGATTTCTACCTCGGTGCCGGACAGTGAAATTCCGCTAAAATTTCCAAAGGGATACCAACAAATAAAACCTTATTTGCGTATGACTCCTCAACCCAATAAGTAA
- the meaB gene encoding methylmalonyl Co-A mutase-associated GTPase MeaB, which produces MENDKNKHSALNEKAGITAPEIISPVVVKNIQKFRNKQPSSKELIDGILSGNITALSRAITLVESTNPEHLTKANEVINACLYHANKSVRIGITGVPGVGKSTFIEAFGKHLTGLGKKVAVLAVDPSSTISHGSILGDKTRMEELVKDPNAYIRPSASGETLGGVARKTRETITLCEACGFDTIIIETVGVGQSETAVHSMVDFFLLLKIAGAGDELQGIKRGIMEMADAIVINKADGDNIKKTKLAKTEFNRALNLFPAKKSGWIPTTTTCSAITHEGIPEIWKTIDKYIKQTKENTYFDTKRAEQNEYWMLETINEQLKLNFFNNPEIQKLLDSTKKAVQNDETSPFAAAQILLEKYFK; this is translated from the coding sequence TTGGAAAACGATAAAAACAAACATTCTGCTTTAAACGAAAAAGCCGGTATTACCGCCCCAGAAATCATCAGCCCTGTGGTTGTAAAGAACATTCAAAAGTTCAGAAACAAGCAACCCTCTTCAAAAGAACTGATTGACGGAATTTTGTCTGGCAATATAACCGCTTTAAGCCGTGCGATTACTTTGGTCGAAAGCACCAATCCGGAGCATTTGACCAAAGCCAATGAAGTCATTAATGCCTGTCTCTATCATGCTAATAAATCTGTCCGCATAGGAATCACGGGAGTTCCCGGCGTAGGGAAAAGCACTTTTATAGAAGCTTTCGGGAAACATTTGACCGGCTTAGGAAAAAAAGTGGCGGTTCTGGCGGTCGATCCCAGCAGTACGATATCTCACGGAAGCATTCTGGGCGATAAAACCCGAATGGAAGAATTGGTCAAAGACCCCAACGCTTACATAAGACCCTCGGCTTCTGGCGAAACCCTAGGCGGTGTGGCACGGAAAACGCGTGAAACCATAACGCTTTGTGAGGCCTGCGGTTTTGACACTATTATTATAGAAACTGTAGGTGTAGGACAGAGCGAAACTGCGGTTCACAGCATGGTCGATTTCTTTTTACTGCTAAAAATCGCTGGAGCTGGTGATGAATTGCAAGGTATAAAACGTGGAATTATGGAAATGGCGGATGCGATTGTCATCAACAAGGCCGATGGCGATAACATCAAAAAAACTAAACTGGCAAAAACAGAATTTAACAGAGCATTGAATCTTTTTCCGGCAAAAAAATCAGGATGGATTCCCACAACAACAACCTGTAGTGCCATTACCCATGAGGGAATTCCAGAAATTTGGAAAACCATTGATAAATATATCAAACAGACAAAAGAGAATACTTATTTTGACACAAAACGTGCTGAACAAAATGAATATTGGATGCTTGAAACCATCAATGAGCAATTAAAATTGAACTTCTTTAATAATCCTGAAATTCAAAAGCTATTAGATTCTACTAAAAAAGCGGTGCAAAATGATGAAACATCACCTTTTGCAGCCGCCCAAATTTTATTAGAAAAGTATTTCAAATAA